A genomic segment from Frateuria edaphi encodes:
- the glnD gene encoding [protein-PII] uridylyltransferase yields the protein MTDELARPALPPLPRLPPAVPRSGVSVEARRALRQLLEDVDRSLTAAFRDGADAGALARRRGEAVARVVAHVWTACLGEVEGAALFAVGGFGRGLLFPHSDVDLLALVREAQPARLRALEQCFATLWDIGLKVGHAVRDPLQCRALAAQEASVFTSLLDARRLVGDPAMDAELQAIVDDPALWPPVAYLAVRLAERDARHARYDDTAYNLEPNIKEGPGGLRTLDALRWLGHRLAHADGFEAMVGEGLLDPAECVTLEQSEATLRRYRYALHLEAGRAEERLLFDYQRALAAALGFVDEHATNLGVEQFMQGYYRAASQIERLGVQIVERFEEMLEPAQIAVPVGEEFLRYGTRLAARDPDVFMRRPAALVEAFIARLDEPGILGFTADTMRRIHQATAQLDGALADNREVLASFLRLLRQGARSVDALWRMNRHGLLAAILPAFGRVFGRMQYDLFHVYTVDEHTLRVLHNVARFADPAAQAEFPLAREIWPTLPTPEVLLLAALFHDIAKGRGGDHSVLGEEEARTFCAKLGLPPNDVERVAWLVRHHLLMSVTAQRQDITDPDVVARFAQVVENREQLGQLYLLTIADIIGTSPKLWNGWKDRLLADLYSATRYALRSDVELPRDAATRVRECQDYALPLLEADGFEAATVERVWAGFPQASFLRHRPEQIAWQTAAILRADGALPLIAVHPLSVRGTTELFVYTPDRDGLFATVTAMLDRLRLSVLEARVLVSPHGMAQDTFLLLDTETQQPATPARAEELQQRLARALAQTVPVHPARRSASRQLKHFQMTPRIAFHAAGGRTQLALVCTDRPGLLAAVAQAMVEAQVRVHDARIATFGERVEDFFQLTDRHDAPLGDAQQERLRQALLARLGQSG from the coding sequence GTGACCGACGAACTTGCCCGCCCCGCGCTCCCTCCGCTGCCGCGCCTGCCGCCGGCCGTCCCGCGCTCGGGCGTTTCGGTGGAAGCCCGCCGCGCCCTGCGCCAGCTGCTGGAGGACGTAGATCGTTCCCTGACGGCCGCCTTCCGCGACGGCGCCGACGCCGGCGCGCTCGCCAGGCGCCGCGGCGAAGCGGTCGCGCGCGTGGTTGCCCACGTCTGGACTGCCTGCCTGGGTGAAGTCGAGGGCGCCGCATTGTTCGCCGTCGGCGGCTTCGGCCGCGGGCTGCTGTTTCCCCATTCGGACGTCGATTTGCTGGCGCTGGTACGGGAGGCGCAGCCGGCGCGCCTGCGCGCGCTGGAACAATGCTTCGCCACGCTGTGGGACATAGGCCTGAAAGTCGGCCACGCCGTGCGCGATCCGCTGCAGTGCCGCGCGCTGGCCGCGCAGGAAGCCAGCGTGTTCACCAGCCTGCTCGACGCACGGCGGCTGGTCGGCGACCCGGCCATGGACGCCGAATTGCAGGCGATCGTGGACGACCCGGCGCTGTGGCCGCCAGTCGCCTATCTCGCTGTGCGCCTGGCCGAACGCGATGCACGCCACGCGCGCTACGACGACACCGCCTACAACCTCGAACCGAACATCAAGGAAGGTCCGGGCGGCTTGCGCACGCTCGACGCGCTGCGCTGGCTCGGCCACAGGCTGGCGCATGCGGACGGCTTCGAGGCGATGGTCGGCGAGGGGCTGCTCGACCCGGCCGAGTGCGTCACGCTCGAACAGTCCGAGGCGACTCTCCGCCGTTACCGCTACGCGCTGCACCTGGAGGCTGGCCGGGCCGAGGAGCGGTTGCTGTTCGACTACCAGCGCGCGCTTGCCGCGGCGCTGGGATTCGTCGACGAGCACGCCACCAACCTGGGCGTCGAGCAGTTCATGCAGGGTTACTACCGCGCCGCCAGCCAGATCGAGCGGCTGGGCGTGCAGATCGTCGAGCGCTTCGAGGAGATGCTCGAGCCGGCGCAGATCGCGGTACCGGTCGGCGAGGAATTCCTGCGCTACGGCACGCGGCTGGCCGCGCGGGATCCGGACGTGTTCATGCGACGGCCCGCCGCTCTGGTGGAGGCCTTCATCGCGCGCCTTGACGAGCCCGGCATCCTCGGTTTCACCGCCGACACGATGCGCCGCATCCACCAGGCCACCGCGCAGCTCGACGGTGCGCTGGCCGACAACCGCGAGGTGCTTGCCTCATTCCTGCGCCTGCTGCGCCAGGGCGCCCGTTCGGTCGATGCGCTGTGGCGGATGAACCGGCACGGCCTGCTGGCGGCGATCCTGCCCGCGTTCGGCCGCGTGTTCGGGCGCATGCAATACGACCTGTTCCACGTCTACACGGTCGACGAACACACGCTGCGCGTGCTGCACAACGTGGCGCGCTTCGCCGACCCGGCGGCGCAGGCCGAATTCCCGCTCGCCCGCGAGATATGGCCCACGCTGCCCACGCCCGAAGTGCTGCTGCTGGCCGCGCTGTTCCACGACATCGCCAAGGGCCGCGGCGGCGACCATTCGGTGCTGGGCGAAGAAGAGGCGCGCACGTTCTGCGCGAAGCTCGGCCTGCCGCCCAACGACGTCGAGCGGGTCGCCTGGCTGGTGCGCCACCACCTGCTGATGAGCGTCACCGCGCAACGCCAGGACATCACCGACCCGGACGTGGTCGCGCGCTTCGCGCAAGTAGTGGAGAACCGCGAGCAGTTGGGTCAGCTTTACCTGCTCACCATCGCCGACATCATCGGCACCAGCCCCAAGCTGTGGAACGGCTGGAAGGACCGCCTGCTGGCCGATCTCTACAGCGCCACCCGCTACGCCCTGCGCAGCGACGTGGAGCTGCCGCGCGATGCCGCCACCCGCGTGCGCGAATGCCAGGACTACGCGTTGCCGCTGCTGGAAGCCGACGGCTTCGAGGCGGCAACGGTCGAGCGTGTCTGGGCCGGCTTCCCGCAAGCGAGCTTCCTGCGCCACCGGCCCGAGCAGATCGCCTGGCAGACCGCCGCGATCCTGCGCGCCGATGGCGCGCTGCCGCTGATCGCGGTGCATCCGCTGTCGGTGCGCGGTACCACCGAACTGTTCGTCTATACCCCCGACCGCGACGGCCTGTTCGCCACCGTCACCGCGATGCTGGACCGCTTGCGCCTGTCGGTGCTGGAAGCGCGCGTGCTGGTTTCGCCCCATGGCATGGCGCAGGACACCTTCCTGCTGCTGGACACCGAGACGCAGCAGCCGGCCACCCCGGCGCGGGCGGAGGAGCTGCAGCAGCGGCTGGCCCGCGCGCTGGCGCAGACGGTGCCGGTGCACCCCGCGCGACGGAGTGCCTCGCGGCAACTCAAGCATTTCCAGATGACCCCGCGGATCGCCTTCCACGCCGCCGGCGGCCGCACCCAGCTGGCGCTGGTGTGCACCGACCGTCCCGGCCTGCTCGCCGCCGTGGCCCAGGCGATGGTCGAGGCGCAGGTGCGCGTGCACGACGCGCGCATCGCCACCTTCGGCGAGCGGGTGGAGGATTTCTTCCAGCTCACCGATCGCCATGACGCCCCGCTGGGCGATGCCCAGCAGGAGCGTTTGCGGCAGGCGCTGCTGGCACGGCTGGGGCAGAGCGGCTGA
- a CDS encoding class I SAM-dependent methyltransferase, with translation MRQPAFPNGHFYSPVVDRAEADKDADRIWPAAAKPVRGIDLNYEGHQRLLREVFPAVVEGFAYPTSGPTDDTLEHFYDFNGQFERQDPKVAFCLLQTIRPRRIVEVGSGYSTLLTMDVNQRFLGGAAAITCIEPYPRPFLRRAASEGKIALIEERAQTVDEFIFTSLADGDVLFIDSSHVGKTGSDVNRLILEILPILAEGVYVHFHDIFLPLDYPERWVRELGFSWNEQYLLQAFLAFNPVYSIVYGSAIARELHTETLGAFLKGTPMQGGSLWLRRNQG, from the coding sequence ATGAGGCAGCCAGCATTCCCCAACGGCCATTTCTACTCGCCCGTAGTCGATCGCGCCGAGGCGGATAAGGACGCAGACCGGATCTGGCCGGCGGCCGCCAAGCCCGTCCGAGGCATCGACCTGAACTACGAAGGGCACCAGCGGTTGTTGCGTGAGGTATTTCCTGCCGTCGTGGAGGGTTTCGCTTACCCAACCTCCGGCCCGACAGACGACACGCTCGAACACTTCTATGACTTCAACGGGCAGTTCGAGCGGCAAGACCCAAAGGTCGCATTTTGCTTGCTGCAGACCATCCGGCCACGGCGGATCGTGGAGGTGGGTTCTGGCTATTCAACGCTGTTAACCATGGATGTGAACCAGCGGTTCCTAGGCGGAGCCGCCGCGATCACCTGCATCGAGCCATACCCGAGGCCTTTCCTAAGGCGCGCCGCTTCCGAGGGAAAGATCGCGCTCATTGAGGAGCGCGCGCAGACCGTCGACGAATTCATCTTCACTTCGCTGGCTGACGGCGACGTGCTGTTCATCGATTCGTCGCACGTGGGCAAGACCGGAAGCGATGTAAACCGGCTCATCTTGGAGATACTGCCGATTTTGGCTGAAGGCGTGTATGTCCACTTCCATGACATATTCCTGCCGCTCGACTATCCAGAACGATGGGTCCGCGAGCTGGGCTTCTCGTGGAATGAGCAATACCTGCTACAGGCATTCTTGGCCTTCAACCCGGTCTACAGCATCGTGTACGGCAGCGCGATCGCCCGCGAGCTCCACACCGAAACCCTGGGGGCGTTTCTGAAGGGAACGCCCATGCAGGGCGGTAGCTTGTGGTTGCGACGCAATCAGGGCTAG
- a CDS encoding DNA adenine methylase, whose protein sequence is MFKFFNNKHTCYVKPFAGEAALFFLKAPTDVEVLDDINSDLVNLYRVVQHTWGSSSASPNGRFPVARCSGGSK, encoded by the coding sequence ATCTTCAAGTTCTTTAATAACAAGCACACCTGCTACGTCAAGCCCTTCGCCGGCGAGGCGGCGCTTTTCTTTCTGAAGGCGCCGACCGACGTCGAGGTGCTCGATGACATCAACAGCGACCTGGTCAACCTCTATCGCGTGGTGCAGCACACCTGGGGGAGTTCGTCCGCCAGTCCAAATGGGCGCTTTCCAGTCGCAAGGTGTTCGGGTGGCTCAAAGTAA
- the map gene encoding type I methionyl aminopeptidase, protein MAITLKSPQDLEGMRVAGKLAAEVLALLKEHVKPGVTTEELDRIAYEHIVNVQKAVPANVGYNGFPKTLCTSVNHVICHGIPTPGKVLKDGDIINLDVTVIKDGWHGDTSRMYFVGTPSVLARRLVETTHEAMMRGIEQVRPGAHLGDIGHAIQKHAEAAGFSVVREYCGHGIGKVYHDEPQVLHYGKPDTGVELKKGMTFTVEPMINAGKPQTRQLPDGWTVVTKDHSLSAQWEHTVAVTDDGFEILTPWPDA, encoded by the coding sequence ATGGCCATCACCCTCAAATCTCCCCAGGACCTCGAAGGCATGCGCGTCGCCGGCAAGCTGGCGGCCGAAGTGCTGGCGCTGCTCAAGGAGCACGTCAAGCCCGGCGTGACCACCGAGGAGCTGGACCGCATCGCCTATGAGCACATCGTCAACGTGCAGAAGGCGGTACCCGCCAACGTGGGCTACAACGGGTTCCCCAAGACGCTGTGCACCTCGGTCAACCACGTGATCTGCCACGGCATCCCGACGCCGGGCAAGGTGCTCAAGGACGGCGACATCATCAATCTGGACGTCACCGTCATCAAGGACGGCTGGCACGGCGATACCAGCCGCATGTATTTCGTGGGCACGCCATCGGTGCTGGCCAGGCGGCTGGTGGAAACCACCCACGAGGCGATGATGCGCGGCATCGAGCAGGTGCGCCCGGGCGCCCATCTGGGCGACATCGGCCACGCCATCCAGAAGCATGCCGAGGCGGCCGGTTTCTCGGTGGTGCGCGAGTATTGCGGCCACGGCATCGGCAAGGTCTACCACGACGAGCCGCAGGTGCTGCATTACGGCAAGCCCGACACCGGCGTGGAATTGAAGAAGGGCATGACCTTCACCGTCGAGCCGATGATCAACGCAGGCAAGCCGCAAACCCGGCAGCTGCCCGACGGCTGGACCGTGGTCACCAAGGACCACTCGCTCTCCGCGCAGTGGGAGCACACCGTGGCGGTGACCGACGACGGCTTCGAGATCCTGACGCCCTGGCCGGATGCGTGA